A DNA window from Euleptes europaea isolate rEulEur1 chromosome 20, rEulEur1.hap1, whole genome shotgun sequence contains the following coding sequences:
- the MEX3B gene encoding RNA-binding protein MEX3B yields MPSSLFADMERNGGGGGGGGGGGGGGETLDDQRALQIALDQLSLLGLDGDEPGSLYDGEPRKKSVNMTECVPVPSSEHVAEIVGRQGCKIKALRAKTNTYIKTPVRGEEPLFVVTGRKEDVAMARREIISAAEHFSLIRASRHKSAALNGAPPSPPHLPGQTTIQVRVPYRVVGLVVGPKGATIKRIQQQTHTYIVTPSRDKEPVFEVTGMPENVDRARDEIEAHIALRTGGGVVELTDDNDFHANGTDVGFELHGGGGGGAGGLWSKPTPPPPPPPPPPPPPPPAPSVPPTPGRKPFCSSYRHDSSSSLGSASTDSYFGGGQGRLGDYSPPSPALPFPPPAYEGLSSPELPPFDSPPGFELAPAPPPPQQPPPLLWPQFERGPPSPGGGAFPAAAPGALLRRGARLSPPPRGGGGGGGAPPGEPHPLARRVRSDPGGRLIAAAVAAAASFPLYAGGGGALPGLLPSPSSASSSSSSSSSSSSSCSSSARRRGGGGGGGGRDCSVCFESEVIAALVPCGHNLFCMECANRICERSQPQCPVCHSAVTQAIRIFS; encoded by the exons ATGCCCAGCTCGCTTTTCGCGGACATGGAGAGGaacgggggcggcggcggggggggcggcggcggcggcggggggggcgagACCCTGGACGACCAGCGCGCCCTGCAGATCGCCCTGGACCAGCTCTCCCTGCTGGGCTTGGACGGCGACGAGCCGGGCTCGCTGTACGACGGCGAGCCGCGCAAGAAGAGCGTCAACATGACCGAGTGCGTCCCCGTGCCCAGCTCCGAGCACGTCGCCGAGATCGTGGGAAGGCAAG gTTGTAAAATCAAAGCGCTGCGGGCGAAGACCAACACGTACATCAAGACGCCGGTGCGCGGGGAGGAGCCGCTGTTCGTGGTGACGGGGCGCAAGGAGGACGTGGCCATGGCCCGGCGGGAGATCATCTCGGCGGCCGAGCACTTCTCGCTGATCCGCGCCTCGCGGCACAAGAGCGCGGCGCTCAACGGCGCCCCGCCCAGCCCGCCCCACCTGCCGGGCCAGACGACCATCCAGGTGCGGGTGCCCTACCGGGTGGTGGGGCTGGTGGTGGGGCCCAAGGGGGCCACCATCAAGCGCATCCAGCAGCAGACCCACACCTACATCGTCACGCCCAGCCGCGACAAGGAGCCCGTCTTCGAGGTGACCGGCATGCCGGAGAACGTGGACCGCGCCCGCGACGAGATCGAGGCCCACATCGCCCTGCGCACCGGCGGCGGCGTGGTGGAGCTCACCGACGACAACGACTTCCACGCCAACGGCACCGACGTGGGCTTCGAGCtgcacggcggcggcggcgggggcgccgGCGGCCTCTGGAGCAAGcccacccccccgccgccgccccctcccccgccgcccccgcccccgccccccgcccccagcgtCCCCCCGACGCCCGGCCGCAAGCCCTTCTGCAGCAGCTACCGCCACGACAGCTCCAGCTCGCTGGGCAGCGCCTCCACCGACTCCTACTTCGGAGGGGGCCAGGGCCGCCTGGGCGACTACAGCCCGCCCAGCCCGGCcctgcccttcccgccccccgcctaCGAGGGCCTCTCCTCCCCGGAGCTGCCCCCCTTCGACTCCCCGCCGGGCTTCGAGCTGgccccggccccgccgccgccgcagcagccgccgccgctgctcTGGCCCCAGTTCGAGCGCGGCCCGCCCTCCCCCGGCGGCGGGGCCTTCCCGGCGGCGGCCCCCGGCGCCCTGCTGCGGCGAGGCGCgcgcctctccccgcccccgcgcgggggagggggagggggcggggcgccGCCCGGCGAGCCCCACCCGCTGGCGCGCCGCGTGCGCAGCGACCCCGGGGGCCGCCTGATCGCCGCCGCcgtggccgccgccgcctccttcccgCTGtacgccggcggcggcggcgccctgCCCGGCCTGCTGCCCTCGCCCTCCTCCGCCTCGTCGTCCAGCTCGTCCAGCTCGTCGTCCAGCTCGTCGTGCTCGTCGTCGGCGCGGcggaggggcggcggcggcggcggcggcgggcgcgaCTGCTCGGTGTGCTTCGAGAGCGAGGTGATCGCCGCCCTCGTGCCCTGCGGCCACAACCTCTTCTGCATGGAGTGCGCCAACCGCATCTGCGAGCGGAGCCAGCCCCAGTGCCCCGTGTGCCACAGCGCCGTCACCCAGGCCATCCGCATCTTCTCCTGA